One stretch of Deinococcus apachensis DSM 19763 DNA includes these proteins:
- a CDS encoding ABC transporter ATP-binding protein has translation MTHQGEVLLAVNGLRTYFNTDDGVVKSVDGVTFHINKGETLAVVGESGSGKSVTSLSIMRLIPVPPGRIEGGEILFTGKDGVQRDIVKMSESEMRKIRGNDISMIFQEPMTSLNPVYTVGDQIAEAVMLHQGKNRRDAMGVATDMLRFVGIPAPEKRVNEYPHQMSGGMRQRVMIAMALSCNPALLIADEPTTALDVTIQAQILDLMRKLQRDIGMSIMFITHNLGVVAEMADRVVVMYGGRVVEEGDVVEIFKAPRHPYTMGLLNSIPRPGVHIHEPGQPKSRLEAIPGNVPNPLNLPPGCPFEPRCKFAVEACREAVPPLFDTGNGHTARCIRWHEFEQVQQEVSA, from the coding sequence ATGACCCATCAGGGTGAAGTGTTGCTGGCCGTGAACGGCCTGAGGACGTACTTCAACACCGACGACGGTGTGGTGAAGAGCGTGGACGGGGTGACCTTCCACATCAACAAGGGCGAGACGCTGGCGGTGGTGGGCGAGTCCGGCTCGGGCAAGAGCGTGACCAGCCTGAGCATCATGCGCCTGATCCCCGTGCCCCCGGGCCGCATTGAGGGTGGTGAAATCCTCTTCACCGGCAAGGACGGGGTCCAGCGGGACATCGTGAAGATGTCCGAGTCCGAGATGCGGAAGATTCGCGGCAACGACATCTCGATGATCTTCCAGGAGCCCATGACCAGTCTGAACCCGGTGTACACCGTGGGGGACCAGATCGCCGAGGCGGTCATGCTCCACCAGGGTAAGAACCGGCGTGACGCGATGGGCGTGGCGACCGACATGCTGCGCTTCGTGGGCATCCCAGCCCCGGAAAAGCGTGTGAACGAGTACCCACACCAGATGTCCGGCGGGATGCGCCAGCGCGTGATGATCGCCATGGCCCTCTCGTGCAACCCGGCCCTTCTGATCGCCGACGAGCCGACCACCGCGCTCGACGTGACGATCCAGGCGCAGATTCTGGACCTGATGCGAAAGCTTCAGCGCGATATCGGCATGAGCATCATGTTCATCACCCACAACCTGGGCGTGGTCGCCGAGATGGCCGACCGGGTGGTCGTGATGTACGGCGGGCGTGTGGTCGAGGAAGGTGACGTGGTGGAGATCTTCAAGGCGCCGCGCCACCCCTACACGATGGGGCTGCTGAACTCCATTCCCCGGCCGGGCGTGCACATTCACGAACCCGGCCAGCCCAAGAGCCGCCTGGAAGCCATTCCCGGCAACGTGCCCAACCCGCTGAACCTGCCGCCCGGCTGCCCCTTCGAGCCCAGATGCAAGTTCGCGGTCGAGGCCTGCCGTGAGGCGGTGCCGCCCCTCTTCGACACGGGGAACGGGCACACCGCGCGCTGCATCCGCTGGCACGAGTTCGAGCAGGTCCAGCAGGAGGTGAGCGCATGA
- a CDS encoding DUF4139 domain-containing protein, whose translation MTAAALLLGTASAADLRIYPSFTEVREPVRASGTTLSVSLPEAAWAGLIPGTLDLEGLNFTSAVQRQEANWLASLEGKTVYLKRGDEAPQPVTLIRARDLLVKDAQGRYLNARYEDLSFDVPPPLNPLTPAQTLTFTLPQAGTGTLSYLTRAVTWAPRYTLKAGTGGAQLSALADIRNGTDLAYDVKTTELYAGDVEVQGGAPVPMPAAAENRAFSTAADTAAPRINSQGELRGLYRYALSTPFTLPANSVVTLPFLTPKLTSFERYAGLNTYFTPQNTSGTLSRFYRLKADQRLPGGSITVREEGRIAGQTTIPETAKGAEIEFTLGSDPDVRYTRTVQTVSSEKNAQGNVVRSTYKVTYTFENGKDRAVRADVTETVGGRRIIIDAAPARQNQAQAELRVDVPANGKATKSFTLVVDNS comes from the coding sequence ATGACGGCGGCAGCCCTGCTGCTCGGCACGGCCTCGGCGGCGGACCTTCGCATCTACCCCAGCTTCACCGAAGTGCGGGAGCCCGTGCGGGCGAGCGGCACGACCCTGTCCGTCTCTCTCCCCGAGGCGGCCTGGGCGGGGTTGATCCCCGGCACGCTCGACCTGGAGGGGTTGAACTTCACGAGCGCGGTGCAGCGGCAGGAGGCGAACTGGCTCGCCTCGCTGGAGGGCAAGACGGTGTACCTGAAACGGGGGGACGAGGCGCCGCAGCCCGTCACCCTGATCCGTGCCCGCGACCTCCTGGTGAAGGACGCGCAGGGCCGTTACCTCAACGCCCGGTACGAGGACCTGAGCTTCGACGTGCCGCCTCCCCTCAACCCCCTGACGCCCGCTCAGACGCTGACCTTTACGCTGCCGCAGGCGGGCACCGGCACCCTGTCGTACCTCACGCGCGCCGTGACGTGGGCGCCGCGCTACACGCTGAAGGCCGGGACGGGCGGGGCACAGCTCTCGGCCCTGGCGGATATTCGCAACGGCACCGACCTCGCCTACGACGTGAAGACGACGGAACTGTACGCCGGGGACGTGGAGGTGCAGGGGGGGGCGCCCGTGCCCATGCCCGCGGCCGCGGAGAACCGAGCCTTCTCCACTGCGGCTGACACCGCTGCCCCCAGGATCAACTCCCAGGGCGAACTGCGCGGCCTGTATCGCTACGCCCTCTCCACCCCCTTCACCCTGCCCGCGAACAGCGTGGTCACCCTGCCCTTCCTGACGCCGAAACTGACCAGCTTCGAGCGCTACGCGGGGCTGAACACCTACTTCACCCCGCAGAACACGTCCGGCACCCTCAGCCGCTTCTACCGCCTGAAGGCCGACCAGCGTCTGCCTGGCGGCAGCATCACCGTGCGCGAGGAGGGCCGCATCGCCGGGCAGACGACCATCCCCGAGACAGCCAAGGGCGCCGAGATCGAGTTCACCCTGGGCAGTGACCCGGATGTCCGCTACACCCGCACGGTGCAGACGGTGAGCAGCGAGAAGAACGCGCAGGGCAACGTCGTGCGGAGCACCTATAAGGTCACCTACACCTTCGAGAACGGCAAGGATCGCGCCGTCCGCGCCGACGTGACCGAGACGGTGGGGGGCCGCCGCATCATCATCGACGCCGCACCTGCCCGGCAGAACCAGGCGCAGGCCGAGCTGCGTGTGGACGTGCCCGCGAACGGCAAGGCGACGAAGAGCTTCACGCTGGTGGTGGACAACAGCTAA
- the metH gene encoding methionine synthase — MAADTQDIRAHARERILILDGAWGTMLQRAGLTEGDFRWDGADPLRMYRGNFDLLQLTRPDVIRDVHRAYFESGADIASTNTFNSTAISQADYGTKHLVRAMNEAGARLAREVADEFEARDGRPRWVAGSVGPTNRTATLSPDVERPDFRNVTFDDLVAAYVEQVEGLIVGGADLILIETVFDTLNAKAALFACEEAFARAGKTLPIMLSGTITDASGRTLSGQTPEAFVVSTEHANLFSVGLNCALGADLLRPHLRAIAANTETLVSVHPNAGLPNAFGEYDETPEHTASVLRSFAEEGLVNIVGGCCGTTPEHIRAIADAVAGLSPRVAPKLPPYLRLSGLEAFTVTPETNFVNVGERTNVTGSPKFAKAILAGDFDAGLKIARQQVQNGAQLVDVNFDEGMLDGEAAMVRFLNLLAGEPDISRVPLMLDSSRWEILEAGLKRVQGKAVVNSISLKDGEEKFLERARLLRRYGAAAVVMAFDEGGQADNLERRIDICSRAYRLLTEQAAFPPQDIIFDPNVLTVATGIEEHDRYALDFIEATRWIKGNLPGALVSGGISNVSFAFRGNNHVREAMHAVFLYHAIRAGLDMGIVNAGMLAVYEDIEPELRDAVEDVILARHPEATERLIQLAESYKDVKREATAQSAWREQPVGERLKHALVSGITDHVVEDAEEAYQLLGSPLAVIEGPLMDGMNVVGDLFGAGKMFLPQVVKSARVMKRAVAHLTPYLEAQQTGQGGKGKVLLATVKGDVHDIGKNIVGVVLACNGYQVTDLGVMVPTEKILDTAHELGVDVIGLSGLITPSLDEMVTVAREMTRRGLDTPLLIGGATTSRAHTAVKIDPAYEGTVVHVADASRAVGVVGDLLSQPEALRERVRDEYEVLRERHGERKVRLVSLSEARARAPRLSPARPPAPREPGRQIIEQPIAELLDYIDWTPFFIAWEMKGIYPNILTDPLRGAEARQLFDDAQALLRRIVDEGLLRARGVIGLWPAHREGDDIVVGTEDHADTLDHQTHELAAGRAHLSPIARLHTLRQQRDQATPNTALADFVGLKGDHVGAFAVAIHGAEELAREFERQHDDYNAILVKAVADRLAEAFAEKLHRDVRVRHWGYAEGETLGNEDLIRERYAGIRPAPGYPAQPDHTEKRTLFGLLDAGEIGLSLTESCAMFPAAAVSGLYFAHPEAHYFAVGRIGRDQVEDYAERKGWTAEEAERWLGPVLAYDPAKLPPPQPTAHSPQPAVGGGQ; from the coding sequence ATGGCGGCAGACACACAGGACATTCGCGCCCACGCGCGGGAACGGATTCTGATCCTCGACGGAGCCTGGGGCACCATGCTCCAGCGGGCCGGGCTGACGGAAGGCGACTTCCGCTGGGACGGCGCCGACCCTCTGCGGATGTACCGGGGCAACTTCGACCTGCTGCAACTCACGCGCCCCGACGTGATCCGGGATGTCCACCGCGCCTACTTCGAGTCCGGGGCGGATATCGCCAGCACGAACACCTTCAATTCAACCGCGATTTCACAGGCGGACTACGGCACCAAACATCTCGTTCGCGCGATGAATGAGGCGGGGGCGCGGCTGGCCCGCGAGGTCGCCGACGAGTTCGAGGCCCGCGACGGTCGGCCCCGCTGGGTCGCCGGGTCGGTCGGTCCGACGAACCGCACGGCCACCCTCTCCCCCGATGTGGAGCGGCCCGACTTCCGCAACGTGACCTTCGACGATCTGGTCGCCGCCTATGTGGAGCAGGTCGAGGGGCTGATCGTGGGAGGCGCCGACCTTATCCTGATCGAGACGGTGTTCGACACGCTGAACGCGAAGGCGGCCCTCTTCGCCTGTGAGGAAGCGTTTGCCCGGGCCGGGAAGACGCTCCCCATCATGCTCTCGGGCACGATCACGGACGCCTCCGGGCGCACGCTGAGCGGGCAGACGCCGGAAGCGTTCGTGGTGAGCACCGAGCACGCCAACCTCTTCAGCGTCGGGCTGAACTGCGCGCTCGGCGCCGACCTCCTGCGGCCCCACCTGCGCGCGATTGCGGCGAATACGGAGACGCTGGTCAGCGTCCACCCCAACGCGGGCCTCCCCAACGCGTTCGGCGAGTACGACGAGACGCCGGAGCATACGGCCTCCGTCCTGCGCTCCTTCGCCGAGGAGGGGCTGGTCAACATCGTGGGGGGCTGCTGCGGCACCACACCCGAGCACATCCGGGCGATTGCGGACGCGGTGGCGGGCCTTTCCCCGCGCGTCGCCCCAAAGCTGCCCCCCTACCTCCGCCTGAGCGGTCTGGAAGCCTTCACCGTCACCCCGGAAACCAACTTCGTGAACGTGGGCGAGCGGACGAACGTGACGGGCAGCCCGAAGTTCGCCAAGGCGATCCTGGCGGGCGACTTTGACGCGGGCCTGAAGATCGCGCGGCAGCAGGTGCAGAACGGCGCCCAGCTCGTGGACGTGAACTTCGACGAGGGGATGCTCGACGGCGAGGCGGCGATGGTCCGCTTCCTCAACCTGCTCGCGGGCGAGCCGGACATCTCGCGCGTGCCGCTGATGCTCGATTCCTCCAGGTGGGAGATTCTGGAGGCGGGCCTCAAGCGGGTGCAAGGCAAGGCAGTCGTGAACTCCATCAGCCTCAAGGATGGCGAGGAGAAGTTTCTGGAGCGGGCAAGGCTCCTGCGGCGGTATGGGGCAGCGGCGGTCGTCATGGCCTTCGACGAGGGGGGGCAGGCGGACAATCTGGAGCGCCGCATTGACATCTGCTCGCGCGCCTACCGGCTGCTGACCGAACAGGCCGCCTTCCCCCCGCAGGACATCATTTTCGACCCTAACGTGCTGACGGTGGCGACGGGCATCGAGGAGCACGACCGCTACGCGCTGGACTTCATCGAGGCGACGCGCTGGATCAAGGGGAACCTGCCGGGCGCTCTCGTCTCGGGCGGCATCTCCAACGTGTCCTTCGCCTTCCGGGGCAACAACCATGTTCGCGAGGCGATGCACGCCGTCTTCCTGTACCACGCGATCCGCGCCGGGCTCGACATGGGCATCGTGAATGCGGGGATGCTCGCCGTGTACGAGGACATCGAGCCCGAATTGCGTGACGCGGTCGAGGACGTGATCCTGGCCCGCCACCCGGAGGCCACCGAACGCCTGATCCAACTCGCCGAGAGCTACAAGGACGTGAAACGCGAGGCGACCGCCCAGAGCGCGTGGCGGGAGCAGCCCGTCGGAGAACGCCTGAAGCACGCGCTCGTCTCCGGGATCACCGATCACGTGGTCGAGGACGCGGAGGAGGCCTATCAGCTCCTCGGCTCCCCCCTCGCCGTGATCGAGGGGCCGCTGATGGATGGCATGAACGTGGTCGGGGACCTGTTCGGCGCCGGGAAGATGTTCCTGCCGCAGGTGGTCAAGTCTGCCCGGGTGATGAAACGTGCGGTGGCCCACCTCACCCCGTACCTCGAAGCGCAGCAGACCGGGCAGGGCGGTAAGGGCAAGGTCCTCCTCGCTACCGTGAAGGGCGACGTTCACGACATCGGCAAGAACATCGTGGGTGTGGTGCTCGCCTGCAACGGCTACCAGGTGACCGACCTGGGCGTGATGGTGCCGACCGAGAAGATTCTGGACACGGCACACGAGTTAGGGGTGGACGTGATCGGTCTCTCGGGCCTGATCACCCCCAGCCTCGACGAGATGGTGACCGTGGCGCGCGAGATGACGCGGCGGGGCCTGGACACCCCGCTCCTGATCGGCGGCGCGACGACCAGCCGGGCGCACACGGCGGTCAAGATCGACCCGGCCTATGAGGGCACGGTGGTCCATGTGGCCGATGCCAGCCGCGCGGTCGGCGTGGTGGGCGACCTCCTCTCCCAGCCGGAGGCCCTGCGGGAGCGGGTACGGGACGAGTATGAGGTCCTCCGGGAGCGGCACGGCGAGCGGAAGGTGCGGCTGGTTTCCCTTTCGGAAGCCCGCGCCCGTGCCCCCCGCCTCTCACCCGCCCGGCCACCTGCTCCCCGTGAACCCGGACGCCAGATCATCGAGCAGCCCATCGCCGAACTGCTGGACTACATCGACTGGACGCCCTTTTTCATCGCCTGGGAGATGAAGGGCATCTATCCAAACATCCTGACCGACCCCCTGCGCGGGGCGGAGGCGCGGCAACTCTTTGACGACGCCCAGGCCCTGCTCCGCCGTATCGTGGACGAGGGCTTGCTGAGGGCGCGCGGGGTGATCGGCCTGTGGCCCGCGCACCGGGAGGGCGACGACATCGTGGTGGGGACGGAGGACCACGCGGACACCCTCGACCATCAGACGCACGAACTGGCGGCCGGGCGGGCGCACCTCTCCCCCATTGCCCGCCTCCACACTCTCCGTCAGCAGCGCGACCAGGCAACACCGAACACGGCCCTCGCCGACTTCGTGGGCTTAAAGGGAGATCACGTCGGCGCCTTCGCGGTCGCCATCCACGGAGCGGAGGAGTTGGCGCGCGAGTTCGAGCGGCAGCACGACGATTACAACGCAATCCTCGTCAAAGCAGTGGCTGACCGGCTGGCGGAGGCCTTCGCCGAGAAGCTGCACCGGGACGTTCGCGTGCGCCACTGGGGCTACGCGGAGGGCGAGACGCTGGGCAACGAGGACCTGATCAGGGAGCGGTACGCGGGCATCCGCCCTGCGCCGGGCTACCCCGCCCAGCCCGACCACACCGAGAAACGGACCCTCTTCGGGCTGCTGGATGCCGGGGAGATCGGCCTCTCACTCACCGAGTCGTGCGCGATGTTCCCCGCCGCCGCCGTCTCCGGCCTGTACTTCGCGCACCCCGAGGCGCACTACTTCGCGGTGGGCCGGATCGGGCGTGACCAGGTGGAGGATTACGCGGAGCGCAAGGGCTGGACCGCCGAGGAGGCCGAACGCTGGCTGGGGCCGGTCCTGGCCTACGATCCGGCGAAGCTCCCGCCCCCACAACCCACTGCCCACAGCCCACAACCCGCCGTGGGGGGCGGCCAGTGA
- a CDS encoding methylenetetrahydrofolate reductase, which yields MTSTPKTRVSIELVPRSRSGLRAELEVVAKHLPGIDTVNVPDLTRFSTRSWVGCSFARPRYRAIPHVRAVDLNPVEPLPMAETLEAAGIDEVLVITGDAPADMSARVYDVDAVRAIRRFRRELPHLRVYAGLDPYRQSFARERDYLERKLDAGACGFFTQPFFDLRLMDAFADLIPEGVEVWWGATTVTNDATLNYWRARNHAVFPRSFQPTLEWNRDFAARTLAFARERGHHAYFMPVRADVRAYLEGIV from the coding sequence GTGACCTCTACCCCGAAGACCCGCGTCTCCATCGAACTCGTGCCCCGCAGCCGCAGCGGACTGCGCGCCGAACTGGAGGTCGTGGCGAAGCACCTCCCCGGCATCGACACGGTGAACGTGCCCGACCTGACGCGCTTTTCGACCCGGTCATGGGTGGGCTGCTCCTTCGCGCGGCCCCGCTACCGGGCGATTCCGCATGTACGCGCCGTGGACCTCAACCCGGTCGAGCCCCTGCCGATGGCGGAGACGCTGGAAGCCGCGGGCATTGACGAGGTGCTCGTCATCACCGGGGACGCCCCCGCCGACATGAGCGCGAGGGTCTACGACGTGGACGCCGTACGGGCCATCCGGCGCTTTCGCCGCGAGTTGCCACACCTGCGGGTCTACGCGGGCCTGGACCCCTACCGCCAGAGCTTCGCGCGCGAGCGCGACTACCTGGAGCGCAAGCTGGACGCCGGAGCCTGCGGCTTTTTCACCCAGCCCTTCTTCGACCTGCGACTGATGGACGCCTTCGCCGACCTGATTCCCGAGGGTGTCGAGGTCTGGTGGGGCGCGACCACGGTCACGAACGACGCGACCCTGAACTACTGGCGGGCGCGCAACCACGCCGTCTTTCCGCGCTCCTTCCAGCCGACGCTGGAGTGGAACCGTGACTTCGCCGCGCGGACGCTCGCCTTCGCGCGGGAGCGGGGTCACCACGCCTACTTCATGCCGGTGCGGGCGGACGTGCGGGCGTACCTGGAGGGAATTGTTTAG
- a CDS encoding ABC transporter ATP-binding protein, giving the protein MTSSTTIATAVPHVTTGRREGPPTGETLLEVNNLEKYFPIRGGLLSRVVGNVKAVNDVSFKLGRGEVVGLVGESGSGKTTAGRAILRLIEPTGGQVIFNGTDITKLSKGQMRDYRREMQIIFQDPFASLNPRMTVSDIIGEAMQIHNLNPGRQRVDRIAELLQKVGLRPEHMRRYPHEFSGGQRQRIGIARALAVDPSFIVADEPVSALDVSIQAQVVNLLQDLQEELGLTVLFIAHDLAVVEYICDRIIVMYLGRVMEIASSRELNNNPKHPYTEALLSAAPVPDPTVKRQRIILEGDIPSPINPPSGCVFRTRCRYAVDDCARIVPELREVAPGHFKACIRDDIL; this is encoded by the coding sequence ATGACGAGCAGCACCACGATTGCGACTGCCGTTCCCCACGTCACCACAGGCAGGCGTGAGGGTCCCCCCACCGGCGAGACGCTGCTGGAAGTGAACAACCTGGAGAAGTACTTCCCCATTCGCGGCGGGTTGCTCTCGCGTGTGGTCGGGAACGTGAAGGCCGTGAACGACGTGTCCTTCAAGCTGGGCCGCGGCGAGGTCGTCGGCCTGGTGGGCGAGTCGGGCTCGGGCAAGACCACGGCGGGCCGCGCGATCCTGCGCCTGATTGAGCCGACGGGCGGGCAGGTCATCTTCAACGGCACGGACATCACCAAGCTCTCCAAGGGGCAGATGCGCGACTACCGCCGGGAGATGCAGATTATCTTCCAGGACCCCTTCGCCAGCCTCAACCCGCGCATGACGGTGTCGGACATCATTGGCGAGGCGATGCAGATCCACAACCTGAATCCGGGCAGGCAGCGGGTGGACCGCATCGCCGAGCTGCTCCAGAAGGTCGGTCTGCGCCCCGAGCACATGCGCCGCTACCCCCACGAGTTCTCGGGCGGGCAGCGCCAGCGTATCGGGATCGCCCGCGCGCTCGCGGTGGACCCCTCCTTCATCGTGGCGGACGAGCCGGTCTCGGCGCTCGACGTGTCCATCCAGGCGCAGGTCGTGAACCTCCTTCAGGACCTCCAGGAGGAGCTGGGCCTGACGGTGCTGTTCATCGCGCACGACCTCGCGGTGGTCGAGTACATCTGCGACCGCATCATCGTGATGTACCTGGGCCGCGTGATGGAGATCGCCTCCAGCCGCGAGCTGAACAACAACCCCAAGCACCCCTACACGGAAGCGCTGCTCTCCGCCGCGCCCGTGCCCGACCCCACGGTGAAGCGCCAGCGCATCATCCTGGAGGGCGACATTCCCAGCCCGATCAACCCGCCCTCGGGCTGCGTGTTCCGCACCCGCTGCCGCTACGCGGTGGACGACTGCGCCCGCATCGTGCCCGAGCTGCGCGAGGTCGCGCCCGGCCACTTCAAGGCCTGCATCCGCGACGACATTTTGTAA